In one Lolium rigidum isolate FL_2022 chromosome 3, APGP_CSIRO_Lrig_0.1, whole genome shotgun sequence genomic region, the following are encoded:
- the LOC124697767 gene encoding uncharacterized protein DDB_G0275933-like: MGFLEEARENHVKKKVEEALRSKMKAKALKECDVLCSKYAECARGRTLSVVWTCRKQAKELNNCLHQFTNDAILEDMKKAYMAEEESKEKKQ, encoded by the exons ATGGGGTTCCTGGAGGAGGCTAGGGAGAACCACGTCAAGAAGAAGGTCGAGGAAG CTTTGCGCAGCAAAATGAAAGCAAAGGCCCTCAAGGAATGTGATGTACTGTGTTCAAAATATGCCGAGTGTGCTCGCGGGAGAACTTTGTCTGTGGTATGGACATGCCGCAAACAAGCCAAAGAGTTGAATAACTGTCTTCATCAATT CACAAATGATGCAATActggaagacatgaagaaggctTACATGGCCGAGGAAGAGAGCAAGGAAAAGAAACAATAA
- the LOC124695225 gene encoding solute carrier family 40 member 3, chloroplastic-like, translating to MPASISMSKILSLPPFSTSLRFLHRNAIPVAFARNPGAPPRSLRSSNRFAGSCHTGASSGTSLAGSGGEGAAAGGYEDGSLPFVNLSSDILRAELSLLKDEEAPSPLLTTLPSLQKGNIREEHLESTSAYPSALNALYAACLAGNATEHLWNFTWPAAIATLHQSLLPVAVLGFFTKFLTGVLEIDAQLVVFIAGPLVGDLVSSLPQIPAYRSLTVIQTVAHLVSAAMIMHAFTLPRASTALELLMRPWFAVLVASTAVDRLSCVSLGIIAERDFVVQLAGLGRPVALAQANATLSRVDLICETAGASIFAFLLSRNDPLTCIKLSCLISLSALPVHIFLVGAMNRFADGIFDHHEHRRPPNAAASLDIRMIVVDAWVTIRNGWTEYISQPVLPASLAYVLVCFNVALAPGALMTTFLIHNGVSPLVLGAFGGSSALMGILATFMTPSLVKELGILKAGAAGLLAQSALLGMAVLVYLSGSISRQGTLFIFLGLIVASRLGHMAYSVIGLQVVQTGNPIGKAKLIGATEIAVASLAELGMMAVAVAAKDVSRFGAVAVLSAAAVVAAACLYCGWLANATHELKTLFRYGDGE from the exons ATGCCTGCCTCCATCTCCATGTCCAAGATTCTCTCGCTGCCACCCTTCTCCACGTCGCTCCGCTTCCTCCACCGTAACGCGATACCAGTAGCCTTCGCTCGGAACCCCGGCGCCCCGCCACGGAG TTTGAGGTCAAGCAACCGCTTCGCCGGAAGCTGCCACACCGGCGCGAGCTCCGGAACTAGCCTGGCCGGTTCTGGCGGCGAGGGTGCTGCTGCCGGAGGATACGAAGATGGCAGCCTTCCGTTCGTCAATCTGTCCTCGGATATCCTCCGGGCCGAGCTGAGCTTACTCAAGGACGAAGAGGCGCCATCCCCTCTCCTGACCACACTGCCG TCTCTGCAGAAAGGAAACATCAGAGAGGAGCACTTAGAATCAACCTCAGCTTACCCATCCGCCCTGAATG CTCTGTACGCGGCCTGTCTTGCCGGAAACGCGACCGAGCACCTATGGAACTTTACCTGGCCTGCCGCCATCGCCACGCTCCATCAGAGCCTCCTCCCTGTTGCCGTTCTCGGATTCTTCACAAAG TTCCTAACTGGAGTGCTGGAAATCGATGCACAGCTCGTCGTCTTCATTGCAGGTCCGTTGGTCGGGGACCTCGTGAGCTCTCTCCCTCAGATTCCCGCTTACCGCTCTCTGACTGTAATTCAG ACAGTGGCGCATTTGGTGTCAGCGGCGATGATCATGCACGCTTTCACCCTCCCGAGAGCGTCCACCGCACTGGAGCTGCTCATGCGGCCATGGTTTGCTGTGCTGGTGGCGTCCACAGCCGTCGACAGGCTCTCCTGCGTGTCGCTTGGCATCATCGCAGAGCGTGATTTCGTCGTGCAG CTCGCAGGGCTAGGCAGGCCGGTCGCGCTAGCGCAGGCGAATGCTACGCTCAGCAGAGTCGATCTGATCTGCGAG ACAGCAGGAGCATCAATCTTTGCATTCCTGCTTTCCAGAAACGACCCGCTGACCTGCATCAAGCTCTCTTGCCTCATATCGCTCTCTGCTTTGCCTGTTCAT ATTTTTCTTGTAGGAGCAATGAATAGATTTGCCGATGGCATCTTCGATCACCATGAGCACAGAAGACCCCCAAACGCTGCTGCTAGTTTGGACATCCGGATGATAG TGGTAGATGCTTGGGTCACCATCAGAAACGGCTGGACAGAGTACATCAGCCAGCCGGTCCTCCCAGCGAGCCTCGCCTACGTGCTCGTCTGCTTCAACGTTGCTCTCGCCCCCGGTGCTCTGATGACCACGTTCTTGATCCATAACG GGGTGAGCCCGCTGGTCCTTGGCGCATTCGGCGGCTCATCGGCACTGATGGGGATCCTCGCGACGTTCATGACACCGAGCCTCGTCAAGGAGCTTGGCATCCTCAAGGCCGGAGCGGCTGGGCTGCTCGCCCAGAGCGCGCTCCTCGGAATGGCAGTCCTGGTCTACCTGAGCGGCTCCATCTCTCGGCAAGGCACCCTCTTCATCTTCCTCGGTCTGATA GTGGCGTCGCGGCTGGGGCACATGGCGTACAGCGTGATCGGTCTTCAGGTGGTACAGACCGGGAACCCCATAGGAAAGGCGAAGCTGATCGGCGCCACAGAGATCGCCGTTGCCAGCCTCGCAGAACTTGGGATGATGGCGGTGGCGGTCGCCGCTAAGGACGTCTCACGtttcggtgctgtcgccgtgctCTCGGCCGCCGCTGTCGTTGCAGCCGCCTGCCTGTACTGTGGCTGGTTAGCCAACGCCACCCACGAGCTGAAAACGCTTTTCCGCTACGGCGATGGCGAGTGA